TACAGGAATAACTATTGAATTGGATGGAGAATTATATAAAGTTATTGATTATGAACATACTAAACCGGGTAAAGGTGGTGCCTATATTCAAACAGAGTTAAAAAATGTCGATACAGGTGCTACTACTACTAAACGTTTTAAGTCTGGTGAAAAAGTAAAACAAGCTTATATTGATACAAGACCGTATCAATATCTTTATCGTGATGGTAATGAATATGTCTTTATGGATAATGATACTTATGAACAGGTTAATCTTACTGAAGATGAATTAGGGAGAGCAACTAATTATTTAAAGGAAAATCAAGAAATTAAGCTTGAACTTTATGAAGAAAGAATTATCGGAGTTCAAATTCCTAATTCTGTAGAGTTAGCTGTTGCTTCTGCTCCTCCAGCAATTAAAGGAGATACTGTTTCCGGAGGTACCAAACAAGTTGAATTAGAAACAGGAGCTAAAGTAAAAGTACCTCTTTTTATAGAAGAAGGGGATATTTTGAAGATAGATACTCGTAGTGGTGAATATATAGAACGAGTTTAGTAAGTGATAGATAAAATGAATATTTAAATTAACCGGCTAGGATGTATTGGATCTTCCAATACATCCTTTTTTTATTTATTATTCATATTTTTACCAAAGATCTAATATGTATTATTGAGAGGTGATTAGGTAATGATTGAACGAATCAAAGAAGAAATATTTCCTATCTTAGCTGCTGGATTAAGAAAGGTATTAAGACAAGTTAATACTGAAATTTTAAATAAAACCGAAGAGATTAGATTGAGAACAAATCAGCCGTTAATATTAAATTTGCATCAAGAAGAAGTAATTATAACTAGAACGGGTCAAATTACTAAAGACTTTAAATGTGCCTATCAAACAACTAAAAGCGATATTAAAGAGACAATGAACTTAATGACTCAGCATTCTCTTTATGCTTTAGAAGAGGAATTGCAGCAGGGTTATTTGACATTGGCTGGTGGCCACCGCGTTGGTTTTGTAGGTGAGGTAGTTTCTAATCTCGATGAAATTGAATTAATTAAGAATTTCTCTGGATTGAATATTAGAATTTCTCAAGAGATAATTGGAGCTGCTGATGGAATAATAAAGGAAGTAA
The DNA window shown above is from Sporohalobacter salinus and carries:
- the efp gene encoding elongation factor P, coding for MISTNDFSTGITIELDGELYKVIDYEHTKPGKGGAYIQTELKNVDTGATTTKRFKSGEKVKQAYIDTRPYQYLYRDGNEYVFMDNDTYEQVNLTEDELGRATNYLKENQEIKLELYEERIIGVQIPNSVELAVASAPPAIKGDTVSGGTKQVELETGAKVKVPLFIEEGDILKIDTRSGEYIERV